In Streptomyces longhuiensis, the following proteins share a genomic window:
- a CDS encoding dipeptide/oligopeptide/nickel ABC transporter permease/ATP-binding protein: MTSTSQWRRRGSAWSAAARTPMGACSLALLVALAALAILGPVLWGEQAAAVDTNAIGQGPSGAHLLGTDSLGRDIFYRTLVATRFSVELAVIATALGVTVGLLLGTLPSVLPRRAGRLITSAVDIAVAFPGLLLALFFAVIFGVGTRGAVLAIAFATAPGFARLAQTLAASVAGRDYVSAARIAGVGRLRLLVRHVLPNIGEPLMVNATISAGGALLAFASLSFLGIGVQAPRYDWGRLLGEGLDGIYVNPAAALAPGAAVVLAGLAFNLVGETVAAVVGVRTPTARIPARPAPPARPAAAEEPTAKPVLLVENLHVAFPRADGWTVPVRGVSFTVRDGEAIGVVGESGSGKSLTGLAVSRLIETPGVVTADRLEFAGTPLLTTPERELRELLGTSLAMVFQDPTSSFSPTRRIGRQLAEASEQHHGLNRREAFARAVDRLREVRIPAAERRARQYPHQFSGGMRQRAMIGMGLMGEPKLIIADEPTTALDVTVQRQVLRLLARTRERENAAIILISHDIAVVAQTCDRMLVMYAGRVVEDLPTADLTSVPRHPYTRALLAATLELDTDRDEPLAVIPGRPPEPDQVPEGCAFAARCPAATDRCRSEDPVLERVDRAHRVACWHPNGAVAPASGREAAYGGAE, from the coding sequence ATGACGTCGACATCGCAGTGGAGAAGGCGCGGCTCGGCCTGGTCGGCGGCCGCGCGCACCCCGATGGGGGCGTGCTCACTGGCGCTGTTGGTCGCGTTGGCCGCACTCGCCATCCTGGGACCGGTGCTGTGGGGCGAGCAGGCGGCCGCGGTCGACACGAACGCGATCGGCCAAGGCCCCTCCGGGGCACACCTGTTGGGCACCGACTCGCTCGGCCGCGACATCTTCTACCGCACGCTCGTGGCCACCCGGTTCTCGGTCGAACTCGCGGTGATCGCCACGGCGCTCGGCGTCACGGTCGGTCTCCTGCTGGGTACCTTGCCGTCGGTGCTGCCGCGCCGGGCCGGCAGGCTGATCACCTCCGCAGTGGACATCGCGGTGGCGTTCCCGGGGCTGCTTCTTGCGTTGTTCTTCGCGGTCATCTTCGGCGTGGGCACCCGAGGCGCGGTCCTTGCGATCGCGTTCGCGACGGCGCCGGGCTTCGCCAGGCTGGCGCAGACCCTCGCCGCGTCGGTGGCAGGGCGGGACTACGTATCGGCGGCGCGCATCGCGGGCGTCGGCCGGCTCCGGTTGCTCGTCCGGCACGTCCTGCCCAACATCGGCGAACCGCTGATGGTGAACGCCACCATCAGCGCGGGCGGCGCACTGCTCGCGTTCGCCTCGCTCTCCTTCCTCGGCATCGGCGTCCAGGCACCCCGATACGACTGGGGGCGGCTCCTGGGCGAGGGACTGGACGGCATCTACGTGAATCCGGCGGCCGCGCTCGCTCCCGGTGCGGCAGTGGTGCTCGCCGGTCTCGCGTTCAACCTGGTGGGGGAGACCGTCGCCGCGGTGGTCGGCGTGCGCACCCCGACCGCGCGGATCCCCGCCCGGCCGGCGCCGCCCGCCCGTCCCGCCGCGGCCGAGGAACCCACGGCGAAGCCGGTGCTGTTGGTGGAGAACCTGCATGTGGCGTTCCCGCGTGCGGACGGGTGGACGGTCCCGGTGCGCGGCGTGAGTTTCACCGTGCGCGACGGTGAGGCGATCGGTGTGGTCGGGGAATCCGGATCGGGCAAGAGCCTGACCGGACTGGCGGTTTCGCGGCTGATCGAGACGCCGGGTGTCGTGACCGCGGACCGGCTTGAGTTCGCGGGGACTCCGCTCCTGACGACCCCGGAGCGGGAGTTGCGCGAGTTGCTCGGCACGTCGCTGGCGATGGTCTTCCAGGATCCGACGAGCTCGTTCAGCCCGACCCGGCGGATCGGCCGCCAGCTGGCTGAGGCATCGGAGCAGCACCACGGCCTCAACAGGCGCGAAGCCTTCGCCAGAGCCGTGGACCGGTTGCGCGAGGTGCGTATTCCCGCCGCGGAACGACGTGCCCGGCAGTACCCGCACCAGTTCTCCGGCGGGATGCGGCAGCGCGCGATGATCGGCATGGGGCTGATGGGCGAGCCGAAACTGATCATCGCCGACGAGCCGACGACGGCGCTGGACGTCACAGTGCAGCGCCAGGTGCTGCGCCTCCTCGCGCGGACCAGGGAGAGGGAGAACGCGGCGATCATCCTGATCAGCCATGACATCGCGGTCGTCGCGCAGACCTGCGACCGGATGCTCGTCATGTACGCAGGGCGCGTCGTCGAGGACCTCCCTACCGCCGACCTCACGTCCGTACCGAGACACCCCTACACCCGGGCGTTGCTGGCCGCGACGCTGGAACTGGACACCGACCGCGACGAGCCGCTGGCCGTGATCCCCGGCCGCCCGCCCGAGCCGGACCAGGTGCCCGAGGGGTGCGCGTTCGCCGCCCGCTGCCCGGCGGCGACGGACCGGTGTCGGAGCGAGGACCCGGTCCTGGAGCGGGTCGACCGGGCACACCGGGTCGCCTGCTGGCATCCGAACGGCGCCGTCGCGCCGGCGTCCGGCCGGGAAGCCGCCTACGGAGGTGCCGAATGA
- a CDS encoding ABC transporter permease has translation MATAAVPAALRAGIRGGPWLPFARRRLRRFLVALWVLLTTAFLMIHLVPGDPVRAALGMTAPNELVEARRQALGLNDPLWVQYGHYLGNLFTGDFGTSMTSNLPVAQVIGDRLPATLALAVPAFVVVAALAIPLGVLFAVLTRGGGRRGVELGFTSVSVFLAAVPEFLVAVGLVAFFAVRLGWFPVAGSGGASTFVLPVTALATGATAVLARIVRVETLSVLGDDFVRTARAKRLPARLVYVRHALPSALTATLTLGGLMLTAMVAGTVLVENVFAWPGLGSTIVQSILAKDYPTVQGIVLVYGIGVLLVNLAVDVLLALLDPRSTIRES, from the coding sequence ATGGCCACCGCTGCAGTGCCGGCCGCCCTGCGTGCCGGAATCCGGGGCGGCCCGTGGCTGCCGTTCGCACGGCGCAGGCTGCGGCGATTCCTCGTCGCGCTGTGGGTGCTGCTGACCACGGCATTCCTGATGATCCACCTGGTCCCGGGCGACCCGGTCCGGGCGGCGCTGGGAATGACCGCACCCAACGAGCTGGTCGAGGCCCGGCGCCAAGCACTCGGCCTGAACGACCCCTTGTGGGTGCAGTACGGCCACTACCTCGGCAACCTGTTCACCGGCGACTTCGGTACGTCGATGACGAGCAACCTGCCGGTGGCGCAGGTGATCGGCGACCGTCTGCCCGCGACGCTCGCGCTGGCCGTGCCGGCGTTCGTGGTGGTGGCCGCCCTGGCGATTCCGCTCGGCGTGCTGTTCGCGGTGTTGACCAGGGGCGGCGGACGGCGGGGCGTCGAGCTGGGATTCACCTCGGTGAGCGTGTTCCTGGCCGCCGTCCCTGAGTTCCTCGTCGCCGTCGGCCTTGTCGCGTTCTTCGCCGTGCGCCTCGGCTGGTTCCCGGTCGCCGGGAGCGGCGGCGCGAGCACGTTCGTGCTGCCGGTGACGGCACTGGCGACCGGGGCGACGGCGGTGCTGGCGCGGATCGTACGGGTGGAGACGCTGTCTGTGCTCGGCGACGACTTCGTCCGCACCGCCCGGGCGAAGCGGCTGCCCGCCCGGCTCGTGTACGTCCGGCACGCCCTGCCGAGCGCGCTGACCGCCACGCTGACGTTGGGCGGGCTGATGCTCACCGCGATGGTCGCCGGGACGGTGCTGGTGGAGAACGTCTTCGCCTGGCCCGGGCTCGGCTCGACGATCGTGCAGTCGATTCTGGCGAAGGACTATCCGACGGTGCAGGGCATCGTGCTCGTCTACGGCATCGGGGTGCTGCTGGTGAACCTGGCGGTCGACGTGCTGCTGGCGCTGCTCGACCCGCGCTCGACCATCCGGGAGAGCTGA
- a CDS encoding serine hydrolase produces MTRRLGIDDLYELTVPEQPSVSPDGSRIVYVLRAADRDGDRDVRALWQVAAAGGEARQLTRGTTDTAPTWSPDGTRIAFLRARDSAPQLWFLPTAGGEAEQVTQLPLGAGAPAWSPDGSKIAFAAPVDLAAADGEDATARARRAHAPVVADRLDFKADGTGLLRTVRKHVHVLDVGTREIRQVTSGDWNAGDPAWSPDGTRLAFPGAREPDADLTLRSAAYVLDLTERAAEPQLTGSGDGIAATVTWTPDGQTLLVVGRGDTEIGHTKLLLVPLDGGDTVDLTAALDRNVMPGGPGYPGAAPCPTADGRVLFCVRERGCTHLYSVGLDGKAPRPVVGGAGNTVGDLAVAGDTVAILLATPSSFGEITTVDLADGTVEPRTHHGESVADAELFAREEREFTISDGTVVHGWLVRDPARTGPSPLLLDIHGGPHNAWNGTADATHLYHQVLAARGWAVLLLNPRGSDGYGEKFLTAALGAWGQADAPDFLEPLDHLVAEGIADADRLAVSGYSYGGFMTCYLTSRDNRFAAAVAGGVVSDLTSMAGTSDAGHYMGVRELGGTPWAREQQYTKQSPLTHVDQVQVPTLIVQGADDVRCPIGQAEQWFTALRERGVPARLVLYPGSSHLFILDGRPSHRADFNRRVVDWVERHAGHKKSVAGVPIDAAHWQRRLSELACAHRVPGAALGILRTGPDGADELVQASHGVLSTNTGVDVTDDSLFQIGSITKVWTTTVVMQLVDEGLLDLDAPIADVLPELRLADPDVARQVTMRHLLTHTSGIDGDVFTDTGRGDDCLERYVDQLAGVGQNHPLAATFSYCNSGFVLVGRVIEKLTGKTWDSAMRERLFTPLGLSHTVTLPEEALLFRAAVGHLSPGGGEPTSAPVWGLPRSVGPAGLVGAATADVLAFARLHLTGGLAPNGERVLARASVDAMADKQTDLPDPHSIGDSWGLGWIRFDWGGHEVIGHDGGTIGQAAFLRLLPEQGLAVVLLTNGGSPRDLYEGLYREIFAELAGVAVSRPLEPAAEPPVVDARRHAGVYERAGVRAEVLLTGERLRLRQTLTGPLAELTPDPTQEYDLVPVSDSLFVFRAPESRTWTPVTFYTLPTGEPYVHYGVRAAPKVS; encoded by the coding sequence ATGACCCGACGCCTTGGCATTGATGATCTGTACGAGTTGACAGTCCCCGAGCAGCCGAGCGTTTCGCCGGACGGAAGCCGGATCGTGTACGTGCTGCGCGCCGCCGACCGTGACGGCGACCGGGACGTGCGGGCGCTCTGGCAGGTCGCCGCCGCGGGCGGCGAGGCGCGGCAGCTCACCCGGGGCACGACCGACACAGCACCGACATGGTCGCCCGACGGCACGCGTATCGCGTTCCTGCGTGCCCGGGACTCGGCCCCGCAACTGTGGTTCCTGCCCACCGCCGGGGGCGAGGCCGAGCAGGTGACACAACTCCCGCTGGGCGCCGGCGCGCCAGCCTGGAGCCCGGACGGCAGCAAGATCGCCTTCGCGGCGCCGGTCGACCTCGCCGCGGCGGACGGCGAGGACGCAACCGCACGCGCACGCCGGGCGCATGCCCCGGTCGTGGCGGACAGGCTGGACTTCAAAGCCGATGGCACGGGCCTGCTGCGGACTGTGCGCAAGCACGTGCACGTCCTCGACGTGGGCACACGGGAGATCCGGCAGGTCACGTCGGGGGACTGGAACGCGGGCGATCCTGCCTGGTCACCCGATGGCACCCGGCTGGCGTTCCCCGGCGCCCGAGAGCCCGACGCAGACCTCACGCTGCGGTCAGCCGCTTACGTCCTCGACCTGACCGAGCGCGCCGCCGAGCCGCAGCTGACGGGCTCCGGCGACGGCATAGCAGCCACGGTCACATGGACTCCTGACGGTCAGACACTGCTGGTCGTCGGGCGGGGGGACACCGAGATCGGGCACACCAAATTGCTGCTGGTGCCGCTGGACGGCGGTGACACCGTCGACCTGACGGCTGCTCTTGACCGGAACGTGATGCCGGGCGGCCCCGGCTATCCCGGCGCGGCGCCGTGCCCGACAGCGGACGGCCGGGTGCTGTTCTGCGTGCGCGAGCGCGGCTGCACCCACCTCTACTCGGTCGGTCTCGACGGCAAAGCGCCGCGGCCGGTCGTGGGAGGCGCGGGGAACACCGTCGGCGACCTGGCCGTCGCGGGGGACACCGTGGCGATCCTCCTCGCCACGCCGTCCTCGTTCGGCGAGATCACGACGGTCGACCTCGCCGACGGGACGGTCGAGCCGCGCACACACCACGGCGAGAGCGTCGCCGACGCCGAGCTGTTCGCCCGTGAGGAGCGGGAGTTCACGATCTCCGACGGCACCGTGGTCCATGGCTGGCTGGTGCGCGACCCGGCCCGCACCGGTCCTTCGCCTCTGCTGCTGGACATCCACGGCGGCCCGCACAACGCATGGAACGGCACGGCCGACGCCACCCACCTCTACCACCAGGTGCTGGCCGCGCGCGGCTGGGCGGTGCTGCTGCTCAACCCACGCGGCAGCGACGGCTACGGCGAGAAGTTCCTCACCGCGGCGCTCGGCGCGTGGGGCCAGGCGGACGCGCCGGACTTCCTCGAACCACTGGATCACCTCGTCGCCGAGGGAATCGCCGACGCCGACCGGCTGGCCGTGTCCGGTTACAGCTACGGCGGCTTCATGACCTGCTACCTGACGAGCCGCGACAACCGGTTCGCGGCTGCGGTCGCGGGCGGGGTGGTCAGCGATCTGACCAGCATGGCGGGCACCTCGGACGCCGGTCACTACATGGGCGTGCGCGAACTGGGCGGCACCCCGTGGGCCAGGGAACAGCAGTACACGAAGCAGTCGCCACTTACCCACGTCGACCAGGTCCAGGTACCGACGCTCATCGTGCAGGGCGCCGACGACGTGCGCTGTCCCATCGGGCAGGCGGAACAGTGGTTCACCGCGCTGCGCGAGCGGGGCGTCCCGGCCCGGCTGGTGCTGTACCCCGGCAGCTCGCACCTGTTCATCCTTGACGGCAGGCCGTCGCACCGGGCGGACTTCAACCGACGCGTCGTCGACTGGGTGGAACGGCACGCAGGGCACAAGAAGAGCGTGGCGGGGGTGCCGATAGACGCCGCGCACTGGCAGCGGCGGCTGAGCGAACTGGCGTGCGCACATCGCGTACCCGGAGCGGCGCTCGGCATCCTGCGCACCGGCCCCGACGGCGCTGACGAGCTGGTGCAGGCGAGCCACGGCGTCCTGAGCACGAACACCGGCGTCGACGTCACCGACGACTCGCTGTTCCAGATCGGCTCGATCACCAAGGTGTGGACGACGACCGTCGTGATGCAACTGGTCGACGAAGGGCTGCTCGACCTCGACGCGCCGATAGCGGACGTCCTGCCCGAGCTGCGACTGGCCGATCCGGATGTGGCGAGGCAGGTGACCATGCGCCATCTGCTGACCCACACCAGCGGCATCGACGGCGACGTGTTCACCGACACCGGCCGTGGCGACGACTGCCTGGAGCGCTACGTCGACCAGCTCGCGGGAGTCGGACAGAACCACCCGCTCGCGGCGACCTTCTCCTACTGCAACTCGGGATTCGTCCTCGTCGGCCGGGTCATCGAGAAACTGACCGGCAAGACCTGGGACAGCGCGATGCGCGAACGGTTGTTCACCCCGCTCGGCCTGAGCCACACGGTCACGCTCCCCGAGGAAGCACTGTTGTTCCGCGCGGCGGTCGGCCATCTCTCGCCCGGTGGCGGCGAGCCGACGTCCGCTCCCGTCTGGGGGCTGCCGCGCTCGGTCGGTCCCGCCGGTCTGGTCGGCGCGGCGACCGCGGACGTCCTGGCGTTCGCCCGGCTGCATCTGACCGGCGGGCTGGCACCGAACGGCGAGCGCGTGCTCGCCCGGGCGTCGGTGGACGCGATGGCCGACAAGCAGACCGACCTGCCCGACCCGCACAGCATCGGCGACTCATGGGGCCTGGGCTGGATACGATTCGATTGGGGCGGGCACGAGGTCATCGGCCACGACGGCGGCACGATCGGCCAGGCGGCGTTCCTGCGGCTGCTCCCCGAGCAAGGACTCGCGGTGGTGCTGCTCACCAACGGCGGCAGTCCACGCGACCTGTACGAGGGGCTGTACCGGGAGATCTTCGCGGAACTGGCCGGAGTGGCCGTGTCGCGCCCGCTCGAACCGGCCGCCGAACCTCCCGTCGTGGACGCGCGGCGGCACGCCGGTGTGTACGAGCGGGCCGGGGTACGCGCCGAGGTTCTGCTGACCGGGGAAAGGCTGCGCCTGCGCCAGACTCTCACCGGTCCACTGGCCGAACTCACCCCGGATCCGACCCAGGAGTACGACCTGGTACCCGTCTCCGACAGCCTGTTCGTCTTCCGCGCGCCGGAATCCCGGACCTGGACCCCGGTCACGTTCTACACGCTGCCCACCGGCGAGCCGTACGTGCACTACGGGGTGCGGGCGGCCCCGAAGGTGTCCTGA
- a CDS encoding alanine racemase translates to MHRSQGILVVSAAYPQLRLDAEAVDHNIRVMAAWCRSRDVELAPHVKTTMSAPVIERQLAAGASGVTVATVDQAQTILGWGHGSVLIANQVVDRFGLRRLKCLLEEDPAREIRCFVDSTEGVIAAEQIFAGHGPALKVLLDVGTPGGRTGIRDPGDARRLARLVSQAPGLSLVGVAGYEGVAPNTRSDDTIAAVDEHCRRVRDVYLDVADLFETDTPVYSMGGSAFPDRVVEFLPTTSDVAGTVRLLRSGCYVTHDHGAYQRVSPIPQLIPAVSIRAVVLSVPETGAAVVGAGKRDLPYDADLPVLLSAHSPGGSPRHDISGQFRSLYDHHAVLTGATGLEVADLVDVGISHPCSAFDRWPDYFVTDKTGEVIDVWQTDFRRASIAGAGRSR, encoded by the coding sequence GTGCACCGATCTCAAGGAATTCTCGTGGTCTCAGCCGCATATCCTCAATTGCGCCTCGACGCCGAAGCCGTCGATCACAACATTCGCGTCATGGCCGCCTGGTGCAGGTCCCGAGACGTGGAACTCGCCCCCCATGTCAAAACAACGATGTCCGCACCCGTCATCGAGCGGCAGCTCGCCGCGGGTGCTTCAGGAGTCACGGTCGCGACGGTGGACCAAGCGCAGACGATCTTGGGCTGGGGGCACGGCTCGGTGCTCATCGCCAACCAGGTCGTCGACCGTTTCGGGCTGCGGCGTCTGAAGTGCTTGCTGGAGGAGGATCCGGCCAGAGAGATCCGATGCTTCGTCGACTCGACGGAAGGTGTCATCGCGGCGGAGCAGATCTTCGCCGGGCACGGGCCCGCCCTCAAGGTTCTTCTCGACGTCGGAACGCCTGGCGGTCGCACGGGGATCCGCGATCCCGGGGACGCACGCCGGCTGGCAAGGCTGGTCAGCCAGGCGCCAGGCCTCAGCTTGGTGGGAGTGGCCGGATACGAAGGCGTTGCCCCCAACACCCGGAGCGACGACACGATTGCGGCCGTCGACGAACACTGTCGCCGGGTGCGCGACGTCTATCTCGACGTCGCCGATCTCTTCGAGACCGACACCCCCGTGTACTCGATGGGAGGGTCGGCCTTCCCGGACCGAGTTGTCGAGTTCCTGCCGACCACGAGCGACGTCGCCGGCACCGTGCGGCTCCTTCGGTCCGGCTGCTACGTGACCCACGATCACGGCGCCTATCAGCGGGTGAGTCCCATTCCGCAGCTCATTCCGGCCGTGTCGATCCGAGCCGTCGTCCTGTCCGTTCCCGAGACCGGGGCGGCTGTCGTCGGAGCCGGAAAGCGTGACCTGCCCTACGACGCCGACCTGCCGGTACTTCTCTCGGCCCACAGTCCCGGCGGATCTCCGAGGCACGACATCTCAGGGCAGTTCCGCAGCCTGTACGACCACCACGCCGTCCTCACCGGAGCAACCGGCCTCGAGGTCGCCGACCTGGTCGATGTCGGAATCTCGCACCCCTGCTCCGCCTTCGACCGCTGGCCCGACTACTTCGTCACCGACAAGACAGGCGAGGTGATCGACGTGTGGCAGACGGACTTCCGTCGAGCCTCGATCGCGGGCGCCGGCCGGTCCCGCTGA
- a CDS encoding PucR family transcriptional regulator — protein MNGHGARLDSILSNLGGTLLEEVAGRVDPAVVVTDVVIDERHGDDPLRPGAVLLCAGADAGDVPALIERAVAGGAAAVVLRGPLDLDEGARGAVENSGLVLLALTRGASWAQLVVLLRSLLSSSSIGGAGAELLAGFPAGDSFALANAIGALLDAPITIEDRDSQVLAFSGRQDEADQTRIQTVLGRVVPQHARHAQERAGVFKRLYASEKPIFVDTPLIEGVAGLPRVAMAVRAGDQVLGSIWVAVPSPLNPEKEQMLVDAAKVVALHLLRHRVGVDVDRQVRADLIATALAEGPAAPEAIERLRLARRRVTVMAMAVSEMTADSAAGAPTSRQLLERTADALSSHLSVVTPGSVAALVGDVCYAIVPSSAPDADSDDLPEKAQSAVRDFLRRTSDGLTGVVLGIGRAVDSAGPADLARSRHDADRTLRVLRRRPGRRVARYSEVQVDALLLELGDLLHNEGGLLDGPIQHLRTYDQENGTTLVDTLSAWLDSLGNVLSASTSLDVHPNTFRYRLRRAAEITGMDLNDPEKRFAAMLELRIVRADSP, from the coding sequence ATGAATGGCCACGGAGCCCGGCTCGACAGCATCCTGAGCAACCTTGGCGGCACGCTGCTGGAGGAAGTGGCGGGGCGCGTCGATCCGGCAGTCGTCGTCACCGACGTCGTCATCGATGAGCGCCATGGGGACGACCCACTTCGACCCGGGGCCGTACTGCTGTGCGCCGGCGCCGACGCGGGAGATGTTCCGGCGCTGATCGAGCGAGCAGTCGCAGGCGGGGCCGCCGCCGTGGTCCTGCGTGGACCGCTCGACCTCGATGAAGGAGCCCGCGGGGCTGTCGAGAACAGCGGGCTCGTCCTGCTCGCCCTGACGCGTGGGGCAAGCTGGGCACAACTCGTGGTGCTCCTGCGGTCGTTGCTGTCCAGCAGCAGCATCGGCGGGGCCGGCGCGGAACTGCTCGCGGGGTTTCCCGCAGGGGATTCATTCGCCCTGGCCAACGCGATCGGTGCACTTCTCGACGCACCGATCACCATCGAGGACCGGGACTCGCAGGTGTTGGCGTTCTCCGGCCGCCAGGACGAAGCCGATCAAACCCGCATCCAGACGGTCCTGGGGCGCGTCGTGCCCCAGCATGCCCGGCATGCCCAGGAGCGTGCCGGGGTGTTCAAACGCCTCTACGCCAGCGAGAAGCCGATATTCGTCGACACACCACTCATCGAAGGAGTGGCGGGGCTGCCACGCGTAGCGATGGCCGTGCGTGCCGGTGATCAGGTGCTGGGTTCGATCTGGGTGGCGGTGCCGAGCCCTCTCAATCCCGAGAAAGAGCAAATGCTCGTCGACGCGGCGAAAGTCGTGGCGCTTCACCTGCTCCGTCATCGGGTGGGTGTCGATGTGGATCGGCAGGTTCGCGCGGATCTCATCGCCACGGCTCTCGCCGAAGGCCCCGCGGCGCCGGAGGCGATCGAGCGTCTTCGGCTCGCGCGCCGACGGGTCACCGTGATGGCCATGGCCGTCTCCGAGATGACCGCCGACTCCGCTGCGGGCGCACCGACGAGCCGCCAACTGCTGGAACGAACTGCCGACGCGCTCTCGTCCCATCTCTCGGTCGTGACCCCGGGATCCGTGGCAGCCCTGGTCGGTGACGTGTGCTACGCGATCGTCCCCAGTTCCGCACCGGACGCCGACTCCGACGATCTGCCCGAGAAGGCGCAGTCGGCTGTGCGGGACTTCCTGCGTCGGACCTCGGACGGGCTGACAGGTGTGGTTCTCGGCATCGGTCGCGCCGTCGATTCGGCCGGCCCCGCTGACCTGGCCCGGTCCCGACACGACGCCGACCGGACCCTGCGAGTGCTCCGCCGGCGCCCCGGACGTCGTGTCGCCCGGTACTCCGAAGTCCAGGTCGACGCACTGCTGTTGGAACTCGGGGATCTGCTGCACAACGAGGGCGGCCTTCTCGACGGGCCGATCCAGCATCTGCGCACCTACGACCAGGAGAACGGCACCACCCTGGTCGACACGCTGTCCGCTTGGCTGGACAGTCTCGGAAATGTTCTGAGCGCCTCCACCTCTCTCGATGTGCATCCGAATACCTTCCGGTACCGGCTGCGGCGGGCCGCGGAGATCACCGGGATGGACCTGAACGACCCCGAGAAGCGCTTCGCCGCGATGCTCGAACTCCGCATCGTGCGAGCGGACTCTCCATGA
- a CDS encoding ABC transporter ATP-binding protein — translation MSALVFDEVSVRYGARRGGLTAVDQVSLTVPKGQVVGLVGESGSGKSTLARAAVGLVPVAAGRVLLGGVDVKCLPRRRPLQMVFQDPYSSLDPRMSIGESITEALPRGAHAGAAGRRAEVARLLELVNLDPDRAGMLPKHLSGGQRQRVALARALAGEPQVLIADEITSALDVSVQGAVLNLVRTLQRRLDLSMLLISHNLAVVRYLSDVIAVMYLGRIVETGPAQHVLNDPQHPYTRDLLAAAPSVRTGLFDVSGDGIGDTEPPDPHHPPTGCRYHPRCPIGPLTHTERTVCLSSDPAGDAVTRRHRAACHFSPSVSEQPAIPRGGLLR, via the coding sequence ATGAGCGCGCTGGTGTTTGACGAGGTGAGCGTGCGCTACGGCGCCCGACGCGGCGGCCTGACCGCGGTGGACCAGGTCAGCCTGACCGTGCCCAAGGGACAGGTGGTCGGGCTGGTCGGGGAGTCGGGATCAGGCAAGTCGACGCTGGCACGGGCCGCGGTGGGCCTTGTACCGGTCGCCGCGGGCCGCGTCCTGCTCGGCGGCGTGGACGTGAAATGCCTGCCGCGAAGGCGTCCGCTCCAGATGGTGTTCCAGGACCCGTACTCCTCGCTGGACCCGCGGATGAGCATCGGTGAGTCGATCACCGAGGCCCTGCCACGCGGTGCGCACGCCGGGGCGGCGGGCAGACGGGCCGAGGTGGCGAGGCTGCTCGAACTGGTCAACCTCGACCCGGACCGGGCGGGGATGCTGCCGAAGCACCTGTCCGGCGGGCAGCGGCAACGTGTCGCGCTCGCCCGCGCGTTGGCCGGGGAGCCGCAGGTACTGATCGCCGACGAGATCACGTCCGCGCTCGACGTGTCGGTGCAGGGCGCCGTGCTCAACCTGGTCCGCACACTGCAGCGGCGACTGGATCTGTCGATGCTCCTCATCTCGCACAACCTGGCCGTGGTGCGCTATCTCAGCGACGTGATCGCCGTGATGTATCTCGGCCGCATCGTGGAGACGGGCCCCGCCCAGCACGTCCTCAACGACCCGCAACACCCCTACACGCGCGACCTGCTCGCCGCGGCCCCGTCCGTCCGTACCGGCCTGTTCGACGTCTCCGGTGACGGCATCGGCGACACGGAACCGCCCGACCCGCACCACCCACCCACCGGTTGCCGCTACCACCCCCGCTGCCCGATCGGCCCGCTCACGCACACCGAGCGCACCGTCTGCCTCAGCTCCGACCCGGCCGGCGACGCGGTGACCCGCCGGCACCGAGCGGCCTGCCACTTCTCCCCGAGCGTCAGCGAACAGCCCGCAATCCCACGAGGAGGCCTCCTGCGATGA